The following are encoded together in the Flammeovirga agarivorans genome:
- a CDS encoding sulfatase-like hydrolase/transferase — MKELLFILSLILIVDHTNAQTPAQRMADRLGTGYNFGNVMSAPEEGRWAEAIQEGNVEDIVNAGFKHIRLPVRWDGYTGANAPYTIDEDWLNRVEEVIDWATERDLIVILNAHGEHWFLNEVTRDDTVYPDQNKWNRMLAMWEQIGHHFRNKSNDHLIFELINEPYFKMGQSLVDELNVQLLDIVRTENPNRIVMLTGGGDNAIHSPQQMNPSTFQNDDKLIAWFHYYWPNKFTKYPETTGSVDTWGSDADYEFMENNFLEVKTWADNNNIPLYLGEFGTNNECEEASRIKYHRAVVQTSENLGIPRTIWCAGSKANKMIYNRVEREFVPGHVEALTEYTRRSTMPAGNRNVLFIVVDDLNTDLFSFGNTEVITPNFDRLAQEGIQYQNAQCSYPVCGPSRASMLTGTYPERNGVTNLSTLLDDESPELTTLPELLKDNGYNTAAIGKVFDPRNVDDAHNGDSWTEAYKDPNSYDYPQEYGDFVQGSKYRVQSGTSFEVGPDNVGDDGYQDGQFANHAMNYIEHMGNQDQPFFLAVGFKKPHLPFIAPKEYFDLYENAELSLASIQGLPEGTADFVQKAPTEIKGYSDIPQEWSETYNGYSQVLELQKQRDLIKAYYACASYIDAQIGKVIDKLEETGQKENTLVIITSDHGFNLGDHNMWGKHNLLQNAAQVPMIVIDPSNNLRSSNRSVQLIDLYPTICDYTSIDKPEFLQGNSLFHDDTDATYYPMDLAVTFYKTDGSNGYSFKRGNERYTLWTDRKTMTPAGVEFEDITIRHEEYYRYSNAQELESSNAINNSAYQNNIQELRDLAAVWWNKYYNHAHGIHTVEQQKIDLGGEIPEIVTEVLDPNNFIRLNPGFEIGIQNGWTYSAKENIGIVASASAGYFPGTESKAAAFEIESNGGSFSNMTLKSNQHNLENSDAHELFIAFDVHSTSNFEMRVQIQGDNEDNVNTEPIIINANTTQRVNTSIMTTNGMNAFKFYFQLGKAEGNVYLDNVYVSDVEEQTEVEEEVNHEEVLLAELNELSDQLSITFNAQDPQDGNGIQYNIETLPESIGDATITWTSSNDEVINSNGVVTQSSQEESVILTANIAKEGYAVNKEFPITVLPREVVEEPEPINNLILTNASFEDGIDIGWETSVKSGVGIEYNAASSTFPNTSDLSMKYTITSDGGSFSSFNLKSDVYPLPSSSVSKTLYISLEVYTNSATQIKLQLKGDNGEKVETEGIDIPASAVTKINRSLVVSSAMNEFQLFIQLGKTTGTIYFDNAIVSTAPIAENNNVSDGAVEEEEVVEEEVADNSTVPDNGNLILYNSDFTDGTNNWYINYNSSFIAESDFVFKNVEHKVSGDAALRINVENGGQSKSNLMVKSEIYRLDQVKPVTRRFKVVANAYSSKQSEIRFQLESTDENGTTNMIKGESITLTSTPIDIETYVELSPNAEYFQLFVQIGQNISYFTFDYIELYEVTESSSSRTTGLEHQIEDISEGIFQVYPNPASHTIHVKTSEVITELKIYDLLGREVMSLEDDLGSNLWTVDISTLKRGNYIIKAVNNSSLFIKK, encoded by the coding sequence ATGAAAGAATTATTATTCATACTATCATTGATCTTAATAGTAGATCACACTAACGCCCAAACTCCAGCACAAAGAATGGCTGATCGATTGGGAACAGGATATAATTTTGGAAATGTAATGAGTGCACCAGAAGAAGGACGGTGGGCTGAAGCAATCCAAGAAGGCAATGTTGAAGATATTGTAAACGCAGGGTTTAAACATATACGCTTGCCCGTTAGGTGGGATGGTTATACAGGTGCAAATGCTCCCTATACTATCGACGAAGATTGGTTAAATAGAGTCGAAGAAGTGATCGATTGGGCTACAGAAAGAGACCTGATTGTGATCTTAAATGCGCATGGAGAACATTGGTTTCTCAATGAGGTGACTAGGGATGATACTGTATACCCTGACCAAAATAAATGGAATAGAATGTTGGCGATGTGGGAACAAATCGGCCATCATTTTAGAAACAAAAGTAATGATCATTTGATTTTTGAACTGATTAATGAACCCTATTTTAAAATGGGACAATCTTTAGTAGATGAATTGAATGTTCAACTATTGGATATTGTTAGGACAGAGAACCCGAATAGAATAGTGATGCTTACAGGAGGAGGCGATAATGCTATTCATTCTCCACAGCAAATGAATCCATCTACTTTTCAGAATGATGATAAGTTGATCGCTTGGTTTCATTATTACTGGCCCAACAAGTTTACAAAGTATCCTGAAACTACAGGAAGTGTTGATACTTGGGGTTCAGATGCCGATTATGAGTTTATGGAGAATAACTTCCTAGAAGTAAAAACATGGGCTGATAATAATAATATCCCATTGTATTTAGGTGAGTTTGGTACTAACAATGAATGCGAGGAAGCTTCTAGAATTAAATACCATAGAGCAGTGGTTCAGACATCTGAAAATTTAGGTATACCAAGAACCATCTGGTGCGCAGGGTCTAAGGCAAACAAAATGATCTACAATAGAGTAGAAAGAGAGTTTGTACCAGGGCATGTAGAGGCGTTAACTGAATATACAAGAAGGTCAACGATGCCTGCTGGAAACAGAAATGTCTTATTCATTGTTGTTGATGATCTAAATACAGATTTATTTTCATTTGGAAATACTGAAGTGATTACTCCGAACTTTGATAGATTGGCACAAGAAGGAATTCAATATCAAAATGCACAGTGTTCTTATCCGGTATGTGGCCCGTCGAGGGCATCGATGTTAACGGGAACCTATCCAGAAAGAAATGGGGTCACAAATTTGTCAACCCTATTGGATGATGAATCTCCTGAGCTGACAACTTTACCAGAGTTATTAAAAGATAATGGATATAATACGGCTGCAATAGGAAAGGTATTTGACCCTAGGAATGTAGATGATGCACATAATGGAGATTCTTGGACAGAGGCATATAAGGATCCTAATTCTTATGATTACCCTCAGGAATATGGGGATTTTGTACAAGGATCAAAGTACAGAGTCCAAAGCGGTACTTCCTTTGAAGTAGGTCCAGATAATGTAGGTGATGATGGCTATCAAGACGGGCAATTTGCAAATCATGCTATGAATTACATTGAGCATATGGGAAATCAAGATCAACCATTCTTCTTAGCTGTTGGTTTCAAAAAACCACATTTACCATTTATTGCTCCCAAAGAGTACTTTGACCTTTATGAAAACGCTGAATTGTCATTAGCTTCAATTCAAGGCTTGCCAGAAGGGACAGCAGACTTTGTTCAAAAAGCACCTACAGAAATTAAAGGCTATTCAGATATCCCACAAGAGTGGAGTGAAACTTACAATGGGTATTCTCAGGTGCTAGAACTTCAAAAACAAAGAGATTTAATCAAAGCCTACTATGCATGTGCATCTTATATTGATGCTCAAATAGGCAAGGTGATCGATAAATTAGAAGAAACAGGACAGAAAGAGAATACACTGGTCATTATTACTTCTGATCATGGTTTTAATTTGGGTGACCATAATATGTGGGGAAAGCATAACTTATTACAAAATGCTGCTCAGGTGCCTATGATCGTTATTGATCCTTCAAATAACCTAAGATCATCTAATCGATCAGTGCAATTGATAGATTTATATCCTACTATTTGTGATTATACATCAATTGATAAACCAGAGTTTTTACAAGGTAACTCATTGTTCCATGACGATACTGATGCTACTTATTACCCGATGGATTTAGCGGTTACGTTTTATAAAACAGATGGCTCTAATGGATATTCTTTTAAAAGAGGTAATGAGCGATATACTTTATGGACTGATAGAAAAACCATGACGCCAGCAGGTGTAGAGTTTGAAGATATCACTATCCGTCATGAAGAATATTATAGATATTCGAATGCACAAGAGTTAGAATCAAGTAATGCTATAAATAATTCAGCCTATCAGAATAATATACAAGAATTAAGAGATCTTGCTGCTGTATGGTGGAATAAATATTATAACCATGCACATGGAATTCATACTGTAGAACAGCAAAAGATTGATCTTGGTGGTGAGATACCTGAAATTGTAACAGAGGTATTGGATCCGAATAATTTCATTCGTTTAAATCCAGGTTTTGAGATTGGTATTCAAAATGGTTGGACTTACTCAGCGAAAGAAAATATCGGAATTGTAGCATCAGCAAGTGCTGGGTATTTTCCGGGTACCGAGAGTAAAGCAGCTGCTTTTGAAATAGAAAGTAATGGTGGATCTTTTTCGAATATGACATTAAAGTCGAACCAGCATAATTTAGAAAATTCAGATGCACATGAGTTATTTATTGCTTTTGATGTTCACTCTACTTCAAATTTTGAAATGCGCGTACAGATTCAAGGGGATAATGAAGATAATGTAAATACAGAGCCTATTATTATCAATGCGAATACGACCCAGAGAGTGAATACTTCTATTATGACAACAAACGGGATGAATGCTTTTAAGTTCTACTTCCAATTGGGTAAAGCTGAAGGAAATGTTTATTTAGATAACGTCTATGTTTCAGATGTAGAAGAACAGACGGAGGTAGAGGAAGAGGTAAACCATGAAGAAGTACTTCTTGCCGAATTAAATGAGTTAAGCGATCAGTTAAGCATCACTTTTAATGCTCAAGATCCTCAAGATGGAAACGGTATTCAGTATAATATTGAAACTTTACCAGAAAGTATCGGAGATGCTACAATCACTTGGACTTCTTCAAATGATGAAGTGATTAATTCAAATGGGGTAGTAACACAATCTTCTCAAGAGGAGAGTGTGATACTCACTGCAAATATCGCAAAAGAAGGTTATGCTGTGAATAAGGAGTTTCCGATTACCGTACTTCCTAGAGAGGTTGTTGAAGAACCTGAACCAATCAATAATCTAATATTGACCAATGCGTCTTTTGAAGATGGTATTGATATTGGATGGGAAACTTCGGTAAAATCAGGGGTTGGAATAGAGTATAATGCTGCCTCAAGTACTTTCCCAAATACATCAGATTTAAGTATGAAGTATACCATTACGAGTGATGGTGGTAGTTTTTCTAGTTTCAATCTAAAATCTGATGTCTACCCACTTCCTTCTTCATCGGTTTCTAAAACACTGTATATTTCTCTGGAGGTATATACGAATAGTGCTACTCAAATTAAGTTGCAATTGAAGGGCGACAATGGAGAAAAGGTAGAAACTGAAGGAATTGATATTCCAGCTTCAGCAGTCACAAAAATAAACCGTTCTTTAGTGGTTTCATCAGCTATGAATGAGTTCCAGTTATTTATTCAGTTGGGAAAAACTACAGGAACAATCTACTTTGATAATGCAATCGTATCTACAGCACCAATCGCCGAAAACAATAATGTTTCTGATGGAGCTGTTGAGGAAGAGGAGGTTGTTGAAGAAGAAGTGGCTGATAATTCAACGGTGCCTGACAATGGTAATTTAATTCTTTATAATTCGGACTTTACGGATGGAACAAATAATTGGTACATCAATTATAATTCTAGTTTTATTGCAGAAAGTGATTTTGTATTCAAGAATGTAGAACATAAAGTTTCTGGCGATGCTGCTTTAAGAATTAATGTAGAGAATGGCGGACAATCAAAGTCAAATCTGATGGTGAAATCAGAGATATATCGTTTAGACCAAGTGAAACCTGTAACTAGACGATTTAAAGTAGTTGCCAACGCATATTCTTCAAAACAATCTGAAATAAGATTCCAATTAGAGTCTACGGATGAGAATGGAACAACCAATATGATCAAAGGAGAGAGCATTACTTTAACGTCTACTCCTATAGATATTGAAACATATGTGGAATTATCTCCTAATGCAGAGTACTTCCAATTGTTTGTTCAGATTGGTCAGAACATTTCCTATTTCACTTTCGATTATATCGAATTATATGAAGTGACAGAGAGTTCATCTAGCCGAACGACTGGGTTAGAGCATCAGATAGAGGATATATCAGAAGGTATTTTCCAGGTTTATCCAAATCCTGCTTCTCATACTATCCATGTTAAAACTTCAGAAGTTATTACAGAACTGAAGATATATGATTTACTAGGAAGGGAGGTGATGTCATTGGAAGACGACTTAGGTTCCAATTTATGGACAGTAGATATCTCGACCTTAAAAAGAGGAAACTACATTATTAAAGCTGTAAATAATTCATCCCTCTTCATAAAAAAATAA